TGGCCGAGCAGCTCGCACAGTCCGGACTTAACACGCCCTCGGAAAACTCGTGGCGCCGCGTCGTGATTGAAAAACCCTTCGGGCACGATCTCGACAGCGCACGCGAACTCAACGACATCGTCGAAAAAGTCTTTAAGCCCGAGGAAATCTTCCGCATCGACCACTACCTCGGCAAGGAGACGGTGCAAAATCTCCTGGCGTTCCGGTTCGCGAACCAAATGTTCGAACCGGTGTGGAACTCGCGCTATGTCGATCACGTACAAATTACGATGGCCGAAGACATCGGCATCGGCACCCGCGCCGGGTACTACGACGGCATCGGCACGGCTCGCGACGTCATCCAGAACCACTTGCTTCAGCTCCTCGCTCTCACGGCGATGGAAGAGCCCATTACGTTCGATGCCGCCGAGCTTCGAAATGAAAAAGAAAAGGTGCTCTCCGCGATCGAACTGCCCGAGAACCTCGCCGAAGGCACGGCGCGCGGTCAGTACGTGGGTGGATGGCAAGGCGGCGAGCAGGTCAACGGGTACCTCGAGGAAGACGGCATTTCCCCAGATTCGACGACCGAGACCTTTGCCGCGATTAAGCTCATGGTCAACACGCGCCGATGGGCTGGTGTGCCGTTCTATCTCCGCGCAGGCAAGCGCCTTGGCCGCCGCGTCACAGAGATCGCAATCGTCTACAAGCAAGTTCCGTTCTTGCCGTTCCGCGATACCGACACGGTCGATCTCGGCCAGAACGCGGTTGTCATCCGCGTTCAGCCAGACGAGGGCGTGACGATGCGATTCGGCTCCAAGGTGCCCGGCACGCAAATGGAGGTACGCGACGTCAATATGGACTTCGCGTACGGCTCGACGTTCACGGAAGAGTCACCTGAGGCGTACGAGCGTCTGATTCTCGATGTTCTGCGTGGCGCTCCCCCGCTCTTCCCGCGGCAAAAAGAGGTCGAACTTTCATGGCAGATTCTCGACCCCATCCTTGAATTCTGGGATGAACACATGCCGCCAGCCCCGTACCGCTCCGGCACGTGGGGGCCGCAGACCGCACACGACATGATGGCCCGCGACGGCCGCACTTGGAGGCGTCCATGATTTCCACCCTTGAGAACACCACCGCTTCGCAAATCAGCGCGAGGCTTCGCGATTTGCGCGAGGAGGAGGGGCTCATCTCCCTCAATCGCGTCGCGACCCTCGTGATCGTGACACACACGGGTTCGCTCGATGACCCGATCAAAGCGGCCGTTCGCGCGAGCCAGGAGCACCCTGCCCGCATCATCGTGATCGTGACCGAACACGGCTCGACGCGCGACGCCCTTGACGCGGAGATTCGCGTTGGCACCGACGCGGGTGCGGGAGAGGTCATTATTCTCCGGGCACACGGGCGCGTGAACGCGGGTCTCGACACGCTCATCACACCGCTCCTCCTCCCGGATGCGCCGATTGTCACGTGGTGGCCGTACACGCCTCCAGCTTCACCGTCCCAGGACCCGCTCGGGGCGATCGCCCAGCGTCGCATTACCGACGTCTACCAGTGTGAGAACCCGAAATCTTCGCTTTTGCGCTTGGCTCGCGGCTATAAGTCCGGAGATTCCGATCTCTCGTGGTCGCGCATCACCAACTGGCGCGGTCTCGTTGCTACCGCGTACGACTATCCGCCGGCACCTACGCCCACCGCAATTACGGTCGAGGGGATCGAGAACAATCCGTCTTCGCTGCTCATGCAATCATGGCTGCAGAACTCGCTCGGAGACGATGTGCCCGTGGAGTTCAAGGCGGTTGAGGCCGATCATGGCTTGAGTGCCGTGACACTGCATCGCGCGGACGGCGATATTCGCCTCATGCGCTCAAGCGAGGAGGGCATCACGATGAGTCTTCCCGGCAACAATGACGATCAGTTCGTGACGATGCCCAAGCGCACGATGTATGACCTCTTGAGCGAGGAATTGCGTCGCCTCGATCCCGATGACGTCTACGGCGACGTTCTCAAAAAAGCGTTCCCCCTCACGGGCGATCCGGGCAGTTTCGCCGTTGGCAAGCCCGAACCTACCGACGTTTTCACGGCCGATATGGATGCCGTGGTGAAGGCCGTGGCGAAGGACGCTGTTGCGCGCATCGCCGCCGCGATTGAGGAACGCGGAATCGCGCATCTCGTGCTCACCGGCGGGCGTGCGGGTACGGCGACAGCCGAGCGCATCGCCATTTCTCTCGAGTTCGCCGAGGTGGATACGTCAAAGCTCCACGTGTGGTGGGGCGATGAAAGGTTCGTCGCGGCGAAGTCCTCGGATCGTAACGATCGGCCCGTGATATCGGCCCTGACGACCGGCGCGGGAATCCCCGTGTACAACGTCCACACGATTCCCGGGGCCGACGCGGGCATGAGCCTCGACGAGGCTGCCGCGTGGTACGGCCAACAGCTGACCATTCAAGGTGGTGACTCCGCTTTTACTACCCAGGGCGAAGCGTATTTCGATGTGCTCCTTCTCGGTGTCGGACCCGACGGCCACGTGGCTTCGCTTTTCCCGGAGCACCCCGATGCACGCGCAACCTCGGCCTACGCGGTTCCCGTGCGTCAGTCCCCGAAGCCTCCTTCGGAACGCATTTCGCTTTCCTGGCCGGTTCTCAACAGCTCGCGCCACGTGTCATTCCTCGTGGCGGGCTTCGATAAGGCGCAGGCCGTGAAGACCGCGCATACGAAGATCGATGCGGCACAGTGCCCTGCCTCCGCGGTGCGCGGTACCGAATCAACAACGTGGTTCCTTGATAAGGAAGCCGCGCACTTCCTCTGAGCAATCATCGGCCCCGCACTCGTCGAATGCGGGGAAACATAGATGGAGATCCCATGACAACGGGCGTGATGATCGGTAATGTTCCGCTTGGCGCGGAGCACGAGACGGCGATCATCGCGCCCGTCTTGGGGTCAACGCTCGATGAGCTTAAGGCCGAGGCTCACGCGGCTCTCGATGCTCCCGTGGAAATTCTCGAGGTGCGCCTCGACCACGTCCTAGCCGCTTCCCAAGCTTCCCCAGCTACTGCCAAAGAACGTGCCTACGCCGCACTTCAGGGCGTTAGTGAGGTCGCTTCCTCACTGCCTCTCCTCGCCACGATACGGACCGCAGGCGAGGGCGGTGAGTGGGGTGTTTCCGACGACGTGTACGCCGAGCTGCTCTGCTCGATTACGAGCTCCGGCCTCGCGCATGCCATCGACGTGGAAGTGGCGCGTCACCCCGCCGCCACCAGCGCCGTTCTCGACGCGGCTGAAAAGTCGGGCCTCCCCGTCGTTCTCTCGCGTCATTTCTTCGATGCCACTCCTACGCGTGAAGAAATGCTCGCCATGCTCGAATACATGGCGACTCTCGCGCCTGCCGATCGTGCCGTCGCCAAGCTCGCCGTCATGCCTCATACCCCCGAGGATGTTCTCGCGCTCCTCGGTGCTGGCCTCGAGGCAAGAAACAGGCTTGAGCATGCGCTCATGGCGATTGCCATGGGGCGCCTTGGCAGGGTGAGCCGGCTTGCCGGCGGAGTTTTTGGTTCCGACGCCTGCTTTGCCACCGTCGGACCCGAATCCGCCCCCGGGCAGCCAAGCGCCCGTGCCCTCGCTGCTCTCCTTGAGCGGTAGCGCGCCCGAGGGGCGATTACCCTAAGCGTTCGAGCACGGCGATGCCGATCGCACAACCGAGCCACACCACGCCGACGATGGTCGTGATGATATTAAGGTTGCGTTCGGCAACGCCCGAAGAACCCGCGCCGGTCGAGATGCCGCCGCCGAACATGTCGGAAAGGCCGCCGCCGCGCCCCTTGTGCATGAGGATGAACATCATGAGCAGGAGGCTCGTGATCGCAAGAAGAATGAAGAGTGCGATCTTCAGAATTTCCATGACCGGGCGATTCCTTCGATTGAAAAACGGGCAACGACGTTAACAATACGCTACGCGGCCCAGCCTATGGCCGAGCCGCGTAGCACACTACTTCGTTCGTGAGGGAAATCAAGCAGCCACGTTGTAGGTGGCGATCCTCGCGAACTCATCGGCCTTAAGCGAAGCGCCGCCCACGAGGGCACCGTCAACATCGGCCTGCTGCATGAGGTCCACGATCGACGAGGACTTCACCGAGCCGCCGTAAAGCACTCGCACGGCGTCTGCCACCTCGTCGCCGAACTTCGTCTGGAGAAGATCGCGAATCTCGTGACACACTTCCTGCGCGTCTTCACTCGTCGCGACTTCGCCGGTGCCGATTGCCCACACTGGTTCGTACGCGATGACGACCTTCTTGACCTCCTCTGCCGAGAGGCCTTCGAGACCGCCCTCGACCTGAGCAAGGGTGTACTCGACATGCTTGCCAGCCTTGCGCTCTTCGAGCGGTTCGCCAACGCACAGGATGGGCGAAAGCTCATTCGCGAGGGCGGCCTTGACCTTAGCGTTGGTCACCTGCTCGGTCTCACCGTGGTACTGACGACGCTCCGAGTGGCCAACAGCGGCGTAGGTCGCGCCGAGAGCCTTGAGCATCGTGCCCGAGACCTCGCCCGTGTACGCGCCCGACTCGTGCTCGGAAATATCCTGGCCTCCGAAAGCGATGCCGGAATTCGAGCCATCGAGAACGGTCTGCACGGTGCGGATGTCCACGAACGGGGGAAGAACCGCGACCTCCACGGCATCGGCCTTGTGGCCGGCTTCCTTGAGGTTCTCAACGAGATCCTCAAGAAGTGCCTGCGCCTCGATGTGGGTGAGGTTCATCTTCCAGTTACCTGCGATAAGCGGTGTGCGAGTCATAATCACTTCTCCTCAAGAATGGCGATACCCGGCAGTTCCTTGCCCTCGATGAGCTCGAGGCTGGCACCGCCGCCGGTGGAAATATGGGAATAGCGTGCTTCGTCAAAGCCGAGGTTGCGGATTGCGGAAGCGGAGTCGCCGCCGCCCACAACCGTGTAGCCCGGGCACTCGGCGAGCGCCTCGGCAATAGCCTTCGTGCCGTCGGCGTAGAGCTCGAACTCAAACACGCCCATGGGGCCGTTCCAGAACACGGTGCCTGCATCGCCGAGCTTCGAGGCGAACAGTTCGCGGGTTTTCGGGCCGATGTCGAGGCCTTCCTTTTCGGCCGGGATTTCGTTCGAGGGAACGACGTCGGCGGGGCCGTCCGGCCCGAAGTTCTCGGACACGACGTTGTCGACCGGAAGGACAATCTCAACGCCCGATTCCTCGGCGCGCTTGAGGTAGCCCTTCACGGTCTCGACCTGGTCTTCTTCGAGAAGCGACTTGCCGACCTCGTGCCCAAGCGCCTTCTGGAAGGTGTAGCTCATGCCACCGCCGATGAGGAGGCGGTCGGCCTTGCCGAGGAGGTTGTCGATAACGCCGAGCTTGTCGGAAACCTTCGAGCCACCGAGGATCACGACGAACGGGCGTGCCGGCTCATCGGTGACCTTGCGCAGCGAAGCAACCTCCTTCTCGACGAGCGAGCCTGCCGCGGCGGGCAGGAGCTTCGCCACGTCGTAGACCGAGGCCTGCTTGCGGTGGACAACGCCGAAGCCGTCGGAAACGAAGGCGTCAGCGAGTGCAGCGAGCTCCTTCGCGAACGCTTCGCGCTCGGCTTGGTCCTTGCTCGTTTCGCCAGCGTTGAAGCGGACGTTTTCGAGAACGGCGACTTCACCGTCCTTGAGATTCTCGACGGTCTCCTTGGCGCTCTCGCCGACCGTATCGGTCGCGAAAGCGACGGGTGCTTCGAGGAGCTCGCTCAGGCGATCCACGGCGGGCTTCAGGGAGAACTTGGGGTCCGGTGTGCCCTTGGGGCGGCCGAGGTGAGCGGTCACGATGACGCGCGCGCCCTTCTCGCGCAGCGCATTGATCGTCGGCAACGAGGCACGGATACGGCCATCGTCCGTGATGGTCGTGCCGTCGAGCGGAACGTTGAGATCAGCGCGCACGAGAACGCGCTTGCCGGCGAGGTCGCCGAGCGAATCGATGGTCTTAAGCATGGGTCACATCCTTATGAAAAGGGGCGGGGCGGCGATTGCACGCCCCGTGTGGGGCATGATGCCCCGGGTGGACGAAGGGCCCGCGCCCACAGCCGTGCCGTGACGCGGACCCTTCATCGAGGTACTCAAGAGTGAGCGTTGGGGAGAATCAGAGCTTCTCGCCCATAAGGACGGTCAGGTCAACGAGGCGGTTCGAGTAGCCCCACTCGTTGTCGTACCACGACACAACCTTGACCTGGTTGCCGATGACCTTGGTGCAGCCAGCGTCGAAGATCGAGCTGTGCGGATCGGTCTCGATGTCCTTCGACACGATCGGATCCTCGGTGTAGGCGAGAACGCCCTTGAGCGGGCCCTCAGCGGCCTTCTTCACGGCAGCATTGATGTCCTCGACGGAAACCTCGCGCTCAGCCTCGAAGGTGAGGTCCACGACCGAGCCGGTCGGCGTGGGAACGCGGAGTGCGTAGCCATCGAACTTGCCCTTGAGCTCGGGGAGCACGAGAGCAACGGCAGCAGCAGCACCGGTCTTGGTCGGGATGATGTTGAGGGCTGCGGCGCGGGCGCGGCGCAGGTCCTTGTGGGGCGCATCAAGGATGCGCTGGTCGCCCGTGTAGGCGTGCACCGTGGTCATGAGGCCCTTGACGATGCCGAATTCATCGTTGAGGACCTTCGCGAGCGGCGCGAGGCAGTTGGTCGTGCACGACGCGTTCGAGACCACGTGGTGGTTGTCAGCGTCGTAGTCGCCCTCGTTCACGCCGACGACGAAGGTCGCGTCAACGTTCTTGCCCGGAGCCGAGATGATGACCTTCTTGACGGTGTCACCGAGGTGTGCCTTAGCCTTCTCAGCGTCGGTGAAGAGACCAGTCGACTCCACGACGATCTCAGCGCCAACCGACGCCCAGTCGATCGCTGCCGGATCCTTTTCCGAGAACACCTTGATCGACTTGCCGTCAATGGTGATCGAATCCTCGGTGGACTCAACGTCGCCGTTGAAGCGGCCGAGGATCGAGTCGTACTTCACGAGGTGCGAAAGGGTCTTGGTGTCGGTGAGGTCGTTGACGGCAACGATCTCGATGTCCGCACCCTGCTCAAAAGCAGCGCGCGCGAAGTTACGGCCGATACGACCGAATCCGTTAATACCAACCTTTACGGTCACAGTTCCTCCTTGGTGCACGGCGGCGTTTCCGCCGTGTGGGACTGGGCTTCGCGCACCTCGTTGTACGCATGGATCCCGCATGCGCGGGTTGCCTTAATCCTATCAACGCTGTGATGCGAGGCTCACAGGAACCTGGACGAAAAACCGGGCTCAAAAGCGATTTTTT
The window above is part of the Dermabacter vaginalis genome. Proteins encoded here:
- the gap gene encoding type I glyceraldehyde-3-phosphate dehydrogenase, with the protein product MTVKVGINGFGRIGRNFARAAFEQGADIEIVAVNDLTDTKTLSHLVKYDSILGRFNGDVESTEDSITIDGKSIKVFSEKDPAAIDWASVGAEIVVESTGLFTDAEKAKAHLGDTVKKVIISAPGKNVDATFVVGVNEGDYDADNHHVVSNASCTTNCLAPLAKVLNDEFGIVKGLMTTVHAYTGDQRILDAPHKDLRRARAAALNIIPTKTGAAAAVALVLPELKGKFDGYALRVPTPTGSVVDLTFEAEREVSVEDINAAVKKAAEGPLKGVLAYTEDPIVSKDIETDPHSSIFDAGCTKVIGNQVKVVSWYDNEWGYSNRLVDLTVLMGEKL
- the secG gene encoding preprotein translocase subunit SecG; protein product: MEILKIALFILLAITSLLLMMFILMHKGRGGGLSDMFGGGISTGAGSSGVAERNLNIITTIVGVVWLGCAIGIAVLERLG
- the tpiA gene encoding triose-phosphate isomerase, with protein sequence MTRTPLIAGNWKMNLTHIEAQALLEDLVENLKEAGHKADAVEVAVLPPFVDIRTVQTVLDGSNSGIAFGGQDISEHESGAYTGEVSGTMLKALGATYAAVGHSERRQYHGETEQVTNAKVKAALANELSPILCVGEPLEERKAGKHVEYTLAQVEGGLEGLSAEEVKKVVIAYEPVWAIGTGEVATSEDAQEVCHEIRDLLQTKFGDEVADAVRVLYGGSVKSSSIVDLMQQADVDGALVGGASLKADEFARIATYNVAA
- the zwf gene encoding glucose-6-phosphate dehydrogenase, translating into MRQNEAAPGNPLRDTRDRRLPLIAGPCSVVMFGVTGDLARKKLLPAIYDLHNRGLLPPAFGLVGFGRREWSHDDFATYMRESVEKYARTPFNEHAFEQLRGGLRFVTGAFDDTEAFEELTRVVSELDESRGTGGNHAFYLSIPPSAFPQVAEQLAQSGLNTPSENSWRRVVIEKPFGHDLDSARELNDIVEKVFKPEEIFRIDHYLGKETVQNLLAFRFANQMFEPVWNSRYVDHVQITMAEDIGIGTRAGYYDGIGTARDVIQNHLLQLLALTAMEEPITFDAAELRNEKEKVLSAIELPENLAEGTARGQYVGGWQGGEQVNGYLEEDGISPDSTTETFAAIKLMVNTRRWAGVPFYLRAGKRLGRRVTEIAIVYKQVPFLPFRDTDTVDLGQNAVVIRVQPDEGVTMRFGSKVPGTQMEVRDVNMDFAYGSTFTEESPEAYERLILDVLRGAPPLFPRQKEVELSWQILDPILEFWDEHMPPAPYRSGTWGPQTAHDMMARDGRTWRRP
- the aroD gene encoding type I 3-dehydroquinate dehydratase, which translates into the protein MTTGVMIGNVPLGAEHETAIIAPVLGSTLDELKAEAHAALDAPVEILEVRLDHVLAASQASPATAKERAYAALQGVSEVASSLPLLATIRTAGEGGEWGVSDDVYAELLCSITSSGLAHAIDVEVARHPAATSAVLDAAEKSGLPVVLSRHFFDATPTREEMLAMLEYMATLAPADRAVAKLAVMPHTPEDVLALLGAGLEARNRLEHALMAIAMGRLGRVSRLAGGVFGSDACFATVGPESAPGQPSARALAALLER
- a CDS encoding phosphoglycerate kinase; this encodes MLKTIDSLGDLAGKRVLVRADLNVPLDGTTITDDGRIRASLPTINALREKGARVIVTAHLGRPKGTPDPKFSLKPAVDRLSELLEAPVAFATDTVGESAKETVENLKDGEVAVLENVRFNAGETSKDQAEREAFAKELAALADAFVSDGFGVVHRKQASVYDVAKLLPAAAGSLVEKEVASLRKVTDEPARPFVVILGGSKVSDKLGVIDNLLGKADRLLIGGGMSYTFQKALGHEVGKSLLEEDQVETVKGYLKRAEESGVEIVLPVDNVVSENFGPDGPADVVPSNEIPAEKEGLDIGPKTRELFASKLGDAGTVFWNGPMGVFEFELYADGTKAIAEALAECPGYTVVGGGDSASAIRNLGFDEARYSHISTGGGASLELIEGKELPGIAILEEK
- the pgl gene encoding 6-phosphogluconolactonase; the encoded protein is MISTLENTTASQISARLRDLREEEGLISLNRVATLVIVTHTGSLDDPIKAAVRASQEHPARIIVIVTEHGSTRDALDAEIRVGTDAGAGEVIILRAHGRVNAGLDTLITPLLLPDAPIVTWWPYTPPASPSQDPLGAIAQRRITDVYQCENPKSSLLRLARGYKSGDSDLSWSRITNWRGLVATAYDYPPAPTPTAITVEGIENNPSSLLMQSWLQNSLGDDVPVEFKAVEADHGLSAVTLHRADGDIRLMRSSEEGITMSLPGNNDDQFVTMPKRTMYDLLSEELRRLDPDDVYGDVLKKAFPLTGDPGSFAVGKPEPTDVFTADMDAVVKAVAKDAVARIAAAIEERGIAHLVLTGGRAGTATAERIAISLEFAEVDTSKLHVWWGDERFVAAKSSDRNDRPVISALTTGAGIPVYNVHTIPGADAGMSLDEAAAWYGQQLTIQGGDSAFTTQGEAYFDVLLLGVGPDGHVASLFPEHPDARATSAYAVPVRQSPKPPSERISLSWPVLNSSRHVSFLVAGFDKAQAVKTAHTKIDAAQCPASAVRGTESTTWFLDKEAAHFL